The genomic window ATGTGtgcacatgcatatgtgtgtttgtaaGTATGTGCATGTATTGTGTTGTAATGAACACCTTCACCTACCAGCTGCTCAGATGTGTCTCTATGGAATACAGTATGGGCAATTCCCCCTTCCCATCTTGTATCATGTAtatggtttttttcatttttgcaatggggttaagtgacttgtccaaggttacacagctaggtaattattaagtgtctgaggtcagatttgaactcaggtcctcctgactccccagtgctttatccactgtgccacctagctactctatCATCTTATAACATGTAGAATGATGCCCAGAGATTATTTACTCCATGGTGAATCTTAGAGAAAAATTGTCTTATTGTTTGAATTCTGAACTTATCttgcttccttcttcttcctcccagtGGAAATCTCTAGCCTCCTGGTACGGAATGTTAGCTATGAGATACCCTCCCTCAAGAAGCAGATCACCAAGTGCCAGCAATTGCAGCAAGAATATAGCCGTAAAGAGGAAGAGTGCCAGCTGGGAGCTGCAGAGATGAAGGAGCGTTTCTATAACTCCTGCAAACAGTATGGCATCACTGTGAGTGATTACTTTAGGGCCTTCTGCCTCACTCTTTAGCAAGAGTTGTAATAGAACATTGGATGACATATTGGTCCAACTCTACTGGTCCCAGGTAGAGTTGAGAAAGATTTCCTCTCTAGTCCATTTTACATGCTGTTTCTGACCCATCTCACAGGACTTTGGGGTTCCTGTTAAGCTTTGACTTCCTACTACTTCCATTAGTTTATGTCCCCTACTTTCTTCCTAGGGAGACAGTGTCCGAAGGGAGTTGCTGGCACTGGTAAAGGATTTGCCAAGTCTGTTGACTGAGATTGGGGCCAGGGTTGAGTCACTGTGGGAAGCTATCGAGCTCTACCAGGCCTGTGTGGGATTTGTGTGTGAGAGGTAAGTAAAGGATCTTTGTTCTTTTAGCACATTTCagcaaatgcttattaaatgttgaGATACCGTGCATCTCTGAGAGAGAAATACAGAGTTTAGATACATATATTAGATAAGGTATAGTGATGGCCCTCATAAGTCTAATAACTAGTAAGGGAATATGACATATATACTATGTACCATATTTGTGACCATAGTAGATTAGAATACTATAGATTAATATGTGGATATTTTCCAGTTTAATATGTGGAAaatgctatgaatgttttggataATGAGGGGGAAATGGAATTTGGAAAACATATTTTTGGTggattttaaaagattaatatGATTTCATCaaggagaagagaatgaaggTTATTCTaggcatttaaggaacaatgcaAGTAAAGGTACAAAGGTTAGAAAACTTAGGGAATTTGGGAGTTGTATTTGAGAAATCCCATTTGGCTCAAATATGAAGTatgtgaaggaaaataatatgagAAACAGGAGAGAGAGTTGTTCATTCTCCCTTGCTATTGCCTTTTCTTTTCAGTCTATTTGTAATAGAACTCTTGGGTTTTCTCTTTCTTACCACCCATATTTAGCAAAGAAAACAGCAACCAACTGTGTAGACCTTGCCTCTAAAGAAAGTGGTTCCATGGGTAGTATAGTTTAGGAATCCATAGTGATGCCATAACTGGAGAGCAAGAGGTAATGACTTGTGCATTGAAGCCCCACCGAGCAGGTAGTGCCAATGCTGAGACATATGCAGAAACGGGGAAACACGACCGTGTATGAGTGGAGGACAGGTACAGAGCCCACGGTGATTGAGCGGCCATGTCTGGAGGAGCCCCCAGAGCAGGTGGCAGATGATGCGGTAAGCCTTGGCTTTGGTGTGGAGGCTCCCATTCCAGAAAGGATTCGTTATTCTTCTGCTATACCAGTAGCCTGATCCACACAGCccatttttagttttattaaaagAACATAGGGAAGAGTTTGAGGGAGACCTTGGGAGAACAGACCAGAGAGACATGTTGGTCTTattttctgttttggctcttGAGCAGCTGTACTGTAAGGGTGGCAACATAGGAAAGAATTCAGTCTGGAGAACCATCTCTGGACCCAGCCACCTGCTTATACTGTGCTATCTGGCCTTTATATTTGGAGATTAAAACATCACAATGATATATTAGGTCTCTCAGCCAGttagaaaagaatgggaaaacaGGCCCATTTCACTTCCTTTGTGTTTACACTTCATTTTCCAGATTGACTGGGGCAACTTTGGAATAGAGTCTGCATCCGAAGGGATTAACTATGGTATCTCTACTGAGACAGATGAAATTGACTGGGGAATCTCACTAGAGCCTGATTCAAAGGTAAGTTTCTAAGCTTGAGAAGTCATCTTCTCATGGTGATATCCATGACACCTACTTAAATCATAAGAAAAGACACCTGCATTTAAAAACGTTCTacttgggagcagctaggtggtgcagtggatagagcactggccctggagtcaggagtatctgagttcaaatccaacctcagacacttaataattacctagctgtgtggccttgggcaaaagccacttaaccccatttgccttgcaaaatcctaaaaaaaaaaagttccacttGTTACATTCTTGGCTTCAGAAAATAATATAGTCCAGGATGCGGCAACTTTTCAAAAAGTGACACTattagttctaaattcttttcttctgttgtcTGAGAATCAGAACATATTGTTGCAGGTTTGAATACACAAGTGTGGTAGGCACAAGTGGTTTTAGTTATGGGGTTGGGATGCTGGAATCAGGGAGAACAAATGAGAAGAGAATCTTCCTAATATTAAGTCACGACTGGTCAATTTTTGACACAGAATTCCTTAGGACAAGCAACTCTCTCCCCTTCTATACCAGGGAGAAtttgaagggaaggagagagaatcaGTAGACAACTTGTGAAAGCTTTGGGATGGGTGGTAGGGGAAATCAAAGGCATTGGTAGTAGTGGCTTCAAGTGCCAACTTTGCCAACATACTCTAGTTGCTGAGTCCTGCTGCTGACACCGTATTGTGAAACTTTTCAAGATAATTAAAGTCAGGTATTTGGGTtatctttgttcttctttttcctgGTATATAAAGCCTATATTCTGTAGGAGAAATTTTCTTGACCTTGCAtcttaatgagattttttttttggtctatttccAGGAAACTGGTAATGAAGGAATAAACTGGGGAGATGGAGATGCTGATCCCTTGCAGATAACCGTAGTAGAAGCAGGAACCCAGGGTAAATTTTTCCTCATTCCTGCTGTCTAGTTTAAAAGCAATGAGCTTGCAGGCTTCTGTGGGGTCAAGatctaaggatacaaagaaaaatatcctGCAGTGTTGGAGAATTTTTTAAGCATTCCCACATTCTTCTTGTGGGAAGAGGGCATGATTGTGATAAAGGGCTTGAAATTATGCCTAGACACACTTGGCTTTCCCTTTCCCAGGACTCCTTTGGGACCCAAGTGTCCACATGGCCCCTTGAAAACTGGTCTTGCCAAGTAGTTTCAGGAGTCACTGGACTCTGAAGTCAATCCTTGGGAATCACGTGGCATGGAAGGGGCAGAATTAATGTAGTAATAAGGTCTTACCACTAGAGGACACTATGGTATGAAATTTGATCCAGCTTCAGAATGTGTTGTTTGAAAGGTGCTTGGAACCTTGGTTGTAACACCCtaaatttatattcattctaAACCTGTTTCTGTGCCTTCCCATCACCCAACCAGGTGGTCATTAGTCTTAACCTCACTAGGATTGAGACTGTtcaagaagaaaggggaagaggtaACTGCTTTGGTGGAGAAAGGCTGTGTTCTTACTAAACCCAGGGGTTCCTGAGGCTTCATACCTATAAGGCTTTCTTTCCTGTCTAGGCACTCAAATCTCTTTTAGGTTTTactatattatcttatttttattctggCAGCTCCAGAAGGTGTTGCAAGGGGTCCAGATGCTCTGACTCTTCTTGAATACCCTGAAACCAGGAATCAGTTTGTTGATGAACTCATGGAGGTACTAAGAGTTCTGAGAAATGGACTCTAGAACAGAGAATAATTGTAAATATGTGACCTTATTCTTACCTTTTTTGTGTATAAAATACTTCCTGTGGAGAGTTACTTGGCATCCCTTTTAGTGGTATGGTAAAGGTAATATAGTTTATACTTGTCTCCTAACAATGGAAAAGTATGAACAATCAAGGAGTTTGAGCTCTATGAAACTCTGTTTCTTAGAGGGTAGCTGTTGATGTCTCTCAGCTTCTTTGTCCAGGAAGGGTTGCCTGAGATCATTAGTGCCATTTCACCCAGAGAGCTCAGTCCCATGCATACTTCTTCCAGTCTTTGTGATAAGACAAAGTATGCTCATGATCTTcaggtttccttctttctttatttcagtTCTTGTCAGAGTTTTTAGTACATGAACCTTTTGGACCATCTATGccacatttccttttttgctcAGCCTTTGAGTCACTTCAGTGTTGTTGACCTGACCTATGTCATTTCTTCAGtccagggagggaagggaagacttAGGATTGGGCAAGGTAAATGGCTTTTGTGACAGATTTTGGGAGAAGGACTGAGCCCAGAGTCTACTTTAGTTATAGTTGATAGGTTTCCAGAGTCCCACAGAACAGATAGTCCCTCACCTTCCCCTAGGCACCAAGTAAAGAGCACTCCAAGTCTTGAACTTTGGGTCAGACCAAGGATCacagtaatttaaaaattcactCAACTACCAAAAAACAATTGAACTTGGTGCAGCTATTCTGAccattttgttctcttttctcagCTAGAAATCTTCTTGTCCCAGAGAGCATTGGAAATGAGCGAAGAGGCAGACATCCTATCAGTGAGCCAGTTCCAACTGGCTCCACCCATCCTGCAGGGGCAGACCAAAGTGAAAGTGGTTGCCATGGTGTCGGTTTTGCAGGATCTGATTGGCCAGCTCACCAATCTTCGAATGCAACACCTGTTTATGATTCTGGCTTCACCAAGGTCTGGTTTTCCCTGTAGTATTTGATGGTTTGGGTAAGAGTATGGTCAGAGAGCTTCTTCTTAGGGTCTTATGTCCATAGCAGGCTCTCTGAAAGCCTGTGTAGTTCTTCCTATTCTTTTCTCAACCACTTAATACATGTCCCTGTTTCCTTATTTCCTGTACTATATACTTGGGGTTAAAATTGCCTCAGGGTAGGATACCAATGGCCAGGTGCATGTGCAGAATCTGTTCCCATAGTGCTCAGAGCAAGGTAGCTCACTTCTTGGAGAGGAAGGATTTCAgagtctggggtgggggtggggggataacAAAACACTGAGCATACTTGGACATTGCCCAGAAAGCATGGTTAGGTTGTGAGACCATGGCCTCATGATTGGTAATTAGACCCTTTGCTTGGTCTGGGATTCCTACCTAGGTATGTAGATCGGGTGACTGATCTACTTAGGCAGAAACTGAAGCAGTCTGAACTGCTGGCCCtgaagaaagagctgatggtccAGAAGAGGCAAGAGGCTCTTCAGGAGCAGGCATCCCTGGAACCCAAACTAGACCTACtaatagagaaaacaaaagaactaCAAAAACTGGTAAGAGATGGAAACTGAGACCTGCTGCCCAACCAGGCAGACCCTGAGGTCAAGATATATAGCTTGGCCCTGGAGAATGCAGAGTCctatagttttcctttttctctgacaCTCCATGAGCCTTACTCAGTGTCACTATCTCACAGATTGAAGCAGACATTTCCAAAAGGTACAACGGCCGCCCTGTGAACCTGATGGGAACCTTCCTGTGATATTTCCTGCCTTTGTACTTGCTCAGCCTTTCAGATGGAGCTGTGCTGGATAGGATGGTAATgggaagaaatgggaagaaaacctcaaaaaaacTGTCAGTCTGAAGGGGAGACTTAGAGAACTTGCTCATTGGCATTTTGCTCTCTGTGAGAAGTTGTTGTGATTGGCTTTTTGGTCTGGTTAGTGGGTAACCATTACTTTCAGTTTAGTGgggcttaattaaaaaaaacaaaaaacaaaactttgtaTCTTTATTGTGGTTTCTCACACAGTTGCTTCTCTAGTCCTAGAGTTTGCTGTGCTTACCTATGTTTCTCTAGCCCTCTGGGCAGCTCTCTGCTTCTTTGGGAGCAGGGtttgaggatttttttcttctccagtggtgGCAATTGGGAAGTCCCCAGGCACTCATCTGCACATAGGTCAGTGAGGGAAGAGAAGACTTCACTGATAGCAGGACAGGCTAGGgccctccctctctctttaacCAGGCCTTCCCTTCCACATGGCAGACCAGCAGCCAAAGGGGAGCTGGATGAAGTCAGCAAAGCTGTATTTTCCTCTTAATCACAGCTTACCTTTAGGCAAGATGTGGCTGTGAAAGGAAGGTTCTGACAAACAGAATGGAGACAGGAGTTATCACCTTCCAAAACTGTTTCCCCACTTTCTACACAAACTTGCTTCCTTCATGATGGGATGGGGTTGCCACCCCACTGGAGCACCCCTCTCCCAAGCCATCTCCCTCTCCACTCCCCAGGAAggggatgggggggtggggtgggggtggccaGCAATTCGATTTTAATTTCATAGCAGAGCAGTTGATTCATGGCTCTTTGTCGCTGGCGTTGACTCCTGTAATGACTTTCCATCAAAATGAAAAGTGGAGTGACACCACTCATTATTCCTGCTGCTTGTTATCTCAGTTCTGGGGAGGGCCGCCCCCTCCCCACTGCCTTTCAGCCTACCCGGACAGTGAGTGATGGCCCCTATTAATCACCGACCCCGCGGACTTCAGCGGACACACACTATCCAAAGGAGAGAGATAAGGCAGCATGAACTGCTTGAAGCCATTCCTATCAATTAATGTCAAACCATCTCTTTCCCCCCCAATCCCTGCCTAGTTACCCTTCTTCTGGGGAGATGGGGACTGAAATGAGAGACTTAAGCAttggaaaaaaagggaattgGTGTTGAATGTTGAGGTAAAACTGATCTTGAAATAGA from Macrotis lagotis isolate mMagLag1 chromosome 2, bilby.v1.9.chrom.fasta, whole genome shotgun sequence includes these protein-coding regions:
- the CDK5RAP3 gene encoding CDK5 regulatory subunit-associated protein 3, with protein sequence MQDHQHVPIDIQTSKLLDWLVDRRHCNLKWQSLVLTIREKINAAIQDMPESEEIAQLLSGSYIHYFHCLRIVDLLKGTEASTKNIFGRYSSQRMKDWQEIVSLYEKDSTYLVEISSLLVRNVSYEIPSLKKQITKCQQLQQEYSRKEEECQLGAAEMKERFYNSCKQYGITGDSVRRELLALVKDLPSLLTEIGARVESLWEAIELYQACVGFVCESPTEQVVPMLRHMQKRGNTTVYEWRTGTEPTVIERPCLEEPPEQVADDAIDWGNFGIESASEGINYGISTETDEIDWGISLEPDSKETGNEGINWGDGDADPLQITVVEAGTQAPEGVARGPDALTLLEYPETRNQFVDELMELEIFLSQRALEMSEEADILSVSQFQLAPPILQGQTKVKVVAMVSVLQDLIGQLTNLRMQHLFMILASPRYVDRVTDLLRQKLKQSELLALKKELMVQKRQEALQEQASLEPKLDLLIEKTKELQKLIEADISKRYNGRPVNLMGTFL